A stretch of the Dehalococcoidales bacterium genome encodes the following:
- a CDS encoding transketolase C-terminal domain-containing protein, which produces MLNISLVSIEEFKRVREAQIDKYEMLPLLADMCRLNTLNSVKRAGSGHLGSSLSSLDIVTMLYYSEMNTAELGVDHPDRDIYFSSKGHDAPGFYAVLYSLGILPKDKLMNLRRLGGTHGHPDIGTGGVEANSGSLGMGISKAKGMALAKKMSGRKGRVFVMTGDGELQEGQIWESLQTAAHQKVSNINMIVDFNKIQTDRPVTEVIDLGDLKRKFTDFGWHVARCDGHDFAALEDVFTSFGKVTDKPKVLIADTIKGRGVSFMEGPASLKAGNGVYQWHSGAPDDDSFEAAHDEIAARINAGLDRHGLKPLSLEVVESREKGRVRLRDAAEKVVNAYGEALVELGARRKDIVVIDADLAVDCGIRQFEEKFPERFIENGIAEQDMVSLAGGLALQGFLPVVNSFGVFLASRANEQIYNNATEGTRIIYVCHYAGIIPAGPGKSHQSLRDISLFQALPNLVAIQPCNALETKLALEWCVDKATDNCLMRLVISPSPRTIKLPDDYDFTCGRGTVLKEGGDAVLFGYGPVMLHEALLASEILKKKGFSLKVVNMPWLNRTDGDWLEKTADDCPSIFVLEDHSPRGGLGDSLLNSIITSEKLKGKKFQKLAVEGYPACGTPGEALAYHKLDGESLAERIYGA; this is translated from the coding sequence GTGCTCAATATTTCATTGGTCTCCATCGAAGAATTCAAGCGAGTTCGGGAAGCACAGATCGACAAATATGAAATGCTGCCCCTGCTCGCCGATATGTGCCGGCTGAACACTTTGAACTCGGTGAAACGCGCTGGTTCGGGACACCTCGGCTCCAGCCTCAGCTCGTTGGATATTGTCACCATGCTTTACTACTCTGAGATGAACACTGCCGAACTGGGTGTCGACCATCCTGACCGCGATATCTATTTTTCCTCAAAAGGGCATGATGCGCCGGGGTTTTACGCCGTCCTGTATTCACTGGGCATCCTGCCCAAAGACAAGCTGATGAACCTGAGGAGGCTGGGTGGGACGCACGGGCACCCCGATATCGGCACCGGCGGCGTTGAGGCTAACTCCGGCTCGCTGGGTATGGGTATCTCCAAAGCCAAAGGGATGGCCTTAGCCAAGAAGATGTCCGGCCGCAAGGGACGTGTCTTCGTCATGACCGGGGACGGCGAGCTGCAGGAGGGACAAATCTGGGAATCCCTCCAGACGGCAGCCCACCAGAAGGTCAGTAACATCAACATGATTGTCGACTTCAACAAGATTCAAACGGACAGGCCCGTCACCGAGGTCATCGACCTCGGTGACCTGAAGAGGAAGTTCACTGACTTCGGCTGGCACGTGGCGCGCTGTGACGGGCATGACTTCGCGGCGCTGGAGGATGTTTTTACCAGCTTCGGGAAGGTAACCGACAAGCCTAAGGTGCTCATTGCTGACACCATCAAGGGCAGAGGCGTCTCCTTCATGGAGGGGCCCGCCTCACTGAAAGCCGGTAACGGGGTTTACCAGTGGCACTCCGGTGCCCCGGACGACGATTCCTTCGAGGCAGCACACGATGAGATTGCCGCCAGAATCAATGCCGGTCTTGATAGACACGGACTGAAGCCTCTATCCCTGGAAGTGGTTGAGAGCAGAGAAAAAGGCCGGGTCAGACTAAGAGACGCCGCGGAAAAGGTGGTCAACGCCTACGGCGAGGCGCTGGTCGAACTTGGTGCCCGGCGGAAAGATATCGTCGTCATTGACGCCGATCTGGCGGTCGACTGCGGGATACGCCAGTTTGAAGAGAAGTTCCCGGAGCGCTTCATCGAAAACGGTATCGCCGAGCAGGACATGGTCTCCCTGGCTGGGGGGCTGGCGCTCCAGGGTTTCCTGCCGGTGGTCAACTCTTTCGGGGTATTCTTGGCCTCCCGTGCCAATGAGCAGATATACAATAACGCTACGGAAGGCACCCGGATTATTTATGTTTGCCACTACGCCGGTATTATACCGGCCGGGCCGGGAAAATCACACCAGAGCCTGCGGGATATTTCCCTGTTCCAGGCACTACCCAACCTGGTAGCTATCCAGCCATGTAATGCCCTGGAGACCAAACTTGCCCTGGAGTGGTGCGTCGATAAAGCTACGGATAACTGCCTGATGCGGCTGGTGATATCGCCTTCACCCCGCACCATTAAGCTGCCGGATGATTATGATTTTACGTGCGGCCGGGGAACCGTCTTGAAAGAGGGCGGTGACGCCGTGCTCTTCGGCTACGGGCCGGTGATGTTGCACGAAGCCCTCCTGGCCAGCGAGATACTGAAGAAAAAGGGGTTCTCTCTGAAAGTGGTCAATATGCCCTGGCTGAACCGGACTGACGGTGACTGGCTTGAGAAAACAGCCGATGATTGCCCGTCCATCTTCGTACTGGAAGACCACTCGCCCCGGGGCGGGCTGGGGGACTCTTTATTGAACTCCATAATAACCTCGGAAAAACTGAAAGGAAAGAAGTTCCAGAAATTAGCTGTGGAGGGCTACCCCGCCTGCGGCACACCCGGGGAAGCACTCGCCTACCACAAACTGGACGGGGAAAGCCTGGCGGAGCGGATTTACGGCGCTTAA
- a CDS encoding acylneuraminate cytidylyltransferase family protein: MSAPPSVIALIPARAGSKRLQGKNIQPLAGHPLMAYTIAAALESRIFQDVIVSTDSDLYADIARYYGAGAPFLRPPAMAGDTSPDIEWIEFTLKRLREQGRSYDCFSILRPTSPFRQPETISRAWREFLAQEGVDSLRAVEKCQQHPGKMWIVNGKRMTPLLPQKPGELPYHSTPYQALPEVYAQNASLEIAWSRVVFEGRTIAGNILMPFFTRDYEGFDINQPIDWRIAEELISAGKTNLPRVTQSPFPMEEK; this comes from the coding sequence ATGTCAGCGCCTCCCAGTGTTATCGCTTTAATACCAGCAAGGGCGGGTTCAAAACGCCTGCAGGGTAAGAATATCCAGCCACTGGCCGGACACCCCCTGATGGCTTACACCATCGCCGCCGCCCTGGAGAGCCGTATCTTCCAAGACGTGATAGTATCGACCGATTCCGATCTCTATGCGGATATAGCCCGCTATTATGGAGCCGGGGCACCCTTTTTACGTCCCCCCGCCATGGCCGGAGACACCTCCCCGGACATTGAATGGATAGAGTTCACCCTGAAGCGGTTGCGTGAGCAGGGGCGCAGCTATGATTGTTTCAGTATCCTGCGTCCCACCAGCCCCTTCCGCCAGCCGGAGACCATCAGCCGGGCATGGCGGGAATTCCTGGCGCAAGAAGGGGTCGACTCACTGCGGGCGGTGGAGAAGTGCCAGCAGCACCCGGGGAAGATGTGGATTGTTAACGGCAAGCGGATGACCCCGCTGCTGCCACAAAAACCCGGAGAACTACCTTATCACAGCACGCCCTACCAGGCGCTGCCGGAGGTCTACGCGCAAAACGCCAGCCTGGAGATTGCCTGGTCGCGTGTCGTCTTCGAGGGACGAACCATCGCCGGAAACATACTGATGCCATTTTTTACGCGGGACTACGAGGGCTTTGATATCAATCAGCCTATAGACTGGCGGATAGCTGAAGAGCTGATTAGCGCCGGAAAGACGAACCTGCCCCGCGTGACCCAGTCGCCATTCCCCATGGAGGAGAAATAG
- a CDS encoding radical SAM protein: MRVLLIAYDNDSYIHAFPLGLAYVASALRNQGHEVQVYNQDVYHYPESHLTEFLRHHPFDAVGVGMCGGYYQYQKLKKLRAAVPPDVEFWLGGHIVSPDPGYFRDNFHLVPFIGEYDYTENLDALPYPAWDLFPIDYYSLFRLPRTDNKDRCFPVLSGRGCPFRCNFCYRMYQGYRLRSPEKVGEEIKYLKNKYSINYIQFDDELFMISPERTDEMCDVLQPLEMKWWCNGRLNYAKPKVLKRMREAGCVFVNYGIECFDDTVLKNMNKNLTTKQIQEGIEATLKEGISPGFNMIWGNIGDTKETLRKSVDFLLKYDDHAQLRTIQAGNALSWLRFILQSYRDGITGGDGGFLRE, translated from the coding sequence ATGAGAGTCTTGTTAATAGCCTATGATAACGATTCGTACATCCATGCATTTCCACTAGGCCTTGCTTATGTTGCTTCGGCATTGAGAAACCAAGGGCATGAAGTCCAGGTATACAATCAGGATGTCTACCACTATCCTGAGTCCCATCTGACGGAATTTCTGCGTCACCATCCTTTCGATGCAGTTGGCGTTGGGATGTGTGGAGGTTACTATCAATATCAAAAACTAAAAAAATTGAGGGCGGCGGTGCCTCCTGATGTAGAGTTCTGGCTGGGAGGCCATATCGTTTCACCGGACCCCGGTTACTTTCGTGATAACTTTCATCTGGTGCCTTTCATTGGCGAATACGATTACACTGAGAATTTAGATGCCCTACCTTACCCGGCATGGGATCTGTTCCCGATAGACTATTACTCACTTTTTCGATTACCCCGTACCGACAATAAAGACAGGTGTTTCCCGGTCCTTTCTGGCCGGGGATGTCCTTTCAGATGCAACTTCTGCTACAGAATGTATCAAGGTTACCGGTTAAGATCTCCAGAGAAGGTAGGCGAGGAAATTAAGTATCTCAAAAATAAGTATTCCATCAATTATATTCAGTTCGATGACGAGTTGTTTATGATTTCACCAGAAAGAACCGATGAAATGTGTGACGTATTGCAGCCACTTGAGATGAAGTGGTGGTGCAACGGAAGATTGAATTATGCCAAGCCTAAAGTATTAAAGAGAATGAGAGAAGCTGGCTGTGTGTTTGTTAACTACGGTATTGAGTGCTTTGATGATACGGTACTTAAAAATATGAACAAGAACCTGACAACCAAACAGATACAAGAAGGAATCGAAGCCACACTCAAGGAAGGAATATCACCGGGATTTAATATGATATGGGGGAACATCGGTGACACTAAAGAGACGTTACGAAAGTCCGTTGACTTTCTCCTGAAGTATGATGACCATGCCCAATTACGTACTATCCAGGCCGGTAACGCCCTATCCTGGCTCCGATTTATACTACAAAGCTATAGAGATGGGATTACTGGTGGGGACGGAGGATTTTTACGAGAATAA
- a CDS encoding ABC transporter ATP-binding protein, whose amino-acid sequence MEKRTNILTLIWFFLKPHKIRLLVLSALALMVGGLDAATVAAIYPIVSTAFDTGASQGNLVLSLFGAVASLLPVADQFIAFCVVFLILAILAFAVKLAYINFRSNFVASLVRKNQSEIFSKFINADYQYFIDHKQGELIYNVGGAPTSLSALVVSIAELVAQGILFISVVLLLLSLSWPGTLAVLLMALGYYYFTRYLGKKVSYYSGKREMEAAREGSVILNEAITGIKQVKVFVTGEHWIDRFVSTMKKRWYHFVRREVWQQIPSPVLMLVMYLSVGIIAWTLRIAAPGGFMALIPLIGTFAFAVFRLVPALSATGNSLMNVMGVLPNCELVYSIQNDNITHIKDGEQEFGSLKSGIQFDNISFAYKGRKKTLEDVSVNFERGRTTAVVGRSGSGKTTIINLILRLFEPEKGEILVVGENLKRYKLASWLNNIGLVSQDTFIFNDTVENNITFRQEGYSREDVINAARFADAHSFITELPDGYDTYVGDKGTRLSGGQAQRIAVARAMIRNPEILIFDEATNNLDNISEAAVQKAIDELSKDHTVIIIAHRLSTIANADKVIVLENGRVVEEGTYHELMEKRGAYWGLYQGQPANARQSHLESEDI is encoded by the coding sequence ATGGAAAAAAGAACAAATATCCTCACCCTGATCTGGTTTTTCCTGAAGCCGCATAAAATAAGGCTTCTGGTACTGTCTGCTCTGGCGCTAATGGTAGGTGGATTGGACGCAGCCACGGTGGCAGCAATCTACCCGATAGTGAGCACCGCCTTTGACACGGGGGCCAGCCAGGGCAACCTTGTCCTTTCGTTATTCGGGGCAGTGGCCAGCTTGCTGCCGGTTGCCGACCAGTTTATTGCCTTTTGCGTGGTCTTTCTGATCCTTGCCATCCTGGCCTTCGCCGTAAAGCTGGCCTATATAAACTTCCGGTCAAATTTTGTGGCCAGCCTAGTCAGGAAAAATCAGAGCGAAATTTTTAGTAAGTTCATCAATGCTGACTATCAGTACTTCATTGACCATAAGCAGGGAGAGTTAATCTACAACGTAGGGGGAGCTCCAACATCCCTCTCCGCCCTGGTCGTCTCGATTGCTGAATTAGTAGCGCAGGGAATATTATTCATCTCGGTAGTCCTGCTCTTGCTTTCGCTGTCCTGGCCGGGAACGTTAGCCGTATTACTGATGGCGCTGGGATATTATTACTTCACCAGGTATCTGGGGAAGAAGGTCTCATATTATTCCGGGAAGAGAGAGATGGAAGCCGCCAGAGAGGGTTCGGTAATCCTTAACGAGGCAATCACCGGCATCAAGCAGGTAAAGGTTTTTGTCACCGGGGAGCACTGGATAGACAGGTTCGTCAGTACCATGAAGAAACGCTGGTACCATTTTGTCAGACGCGAGGTATGGCAACAGATCCCCAGTCCTGTCCTGATGCTGGTCATGTATCTTTCCGTAGGCATAATAGCCTGGACACTGAGAATAGCGGCACCCGGTGGTTTTATGGCATTAATCCCCCTTATCGGCACCTTTGCCTTTGCCGTTTTCCGGCTGGTGCCCGCTTTGAGTGCCACAGGTAACTCACTAATGAACGTTATGGGAGTGCTGCCAAACTGTGAACTGGTCTACTCGATACAGAATGATAATATAACGCACATCAAAGATGGCGAGCAGGAGTTCGGCTCACTCAAGTCCGGCATTCAGTTTGACAATATCTCTTTCGCCTACAAAGGGCGAAAAAAGACTCTAGAAGACGTGTCTGTCAATTTTGAAAGGGGCAGGACAACCGCTGTTGTCGGCCGCTCAGGTTCAGGAAAAACAACCATTATTAATCTGATACTCCGCTTATTTGAACCTGAAAAAGGCGAAATATTAGTTGTTGGGGAAAACCTCAAAAGATATAAATTGGCGTCCTGGTTAAACAACATCGGACTGGTCAGCCAGGATACATTCATCTTCAATGACACCGTAGAAAATAATATTACCTTTCGCCAGGAAGGGTACTCAAGGGAAGACGTCATTAACGCTGCCCGGTTTGCTGACGCTCATAGCTTTATCACCGAACTGCCCGATGGCTATGACACCTACGTCGGCGATAAAGGGACGAGATTATCCGGCGGACAGGCGCAGAGAATCGCCGTCGCCAGGGCTATGATTAGGAACCCCGAGATATTGATTTTTGACGAAGCCACTAATAACCTCGATAATATCTCCGAGGCAGCCGTCCAGAAAGCCATTGACGAGCTATCCAAAGACCACACCGTGATCATCATCGCCCATCGCCTCTCCACGATTGCCAATGCCGATAAAGTCATTGTCCTGGAGAACGGGCGGGTTGTGGAAGAAGGCACTTATCATGAGCTAATGGAAAAAAGAGGGGCCTACTGGGGACTGTACCAGGGACAGCCTGCCAATGCCAGGCAGAGCCATTTGGAGAGTGAGGATATCTGA
- a CDS encoding GDP-mannose 4,6-dehydratase, translating to MEVLITGITGFVGSHLADYILDNFSGVRVSGLARWRSPVGNIRHIANKITLQYGDLVDLPSLTAILSKERPDVIFHLAAQSYVPYSFSAPVATLTANVIGTCNLLEAVKELKFNDDYNPVIHICSSSEVYGQVKEDEVPITESVPLRPASPYAVSKVAEDRLAFQYWLSWQIRTITTRMFTHTGPRRGEVFVVSNFAKQIAAIEAEVAPPVVKVGNLDSVRTFLDVRDAVKAYWQLVNKCPPGEVYNIGGVETMTVGQMLDRLLKLSRVKNIRIELDRERLRPSDVTLQIPCIDKFTAATGWKPEIKFDKTLQDTLDYWREFYMRS from the coding sequence TTGGAAGTTCTTATCACCGGTATAACCGGATTTGTGGGCAGTCATCTGGCTGATTACATTCTGGATAACTTTAGCGGTGTCCGGGTTTCAGGGCTGGCGCGCTGGCGTTCGCCTGTTGGTAATATCCGGCACATTGCCAATAAAATCACGCTGCAATATGGCGACCTGGTAGACCTGCCTTCCCTGACAGCGATTCTATCAAAAGAGAGGCCGGATGTTATCTTCCACCTGGCGGCGCAGTCCTATGTTCCTTACAGCTTCTCCGCTCCGGTAGCGACACTGACGGCCAACGTGATCGGAACCTGTAATCTGCTGGAGGCAGTCAAGGAACTGAAATTCAACGATGACTATAACCCGGTAATTCATATTTGCAGTTCATCCGAGGTCTACGGGCAGGTAAAAGAAGACGAGGTACCCATCACAGAAAGCGTTCCGCTCCGGCCGGCTTCGCCCTATGCGGTTAGCAAGGTGGCGGAAGATAGACTTGCTTTTCAATACTGGCTTTCCTGGCAGATAAGGACAATAACTACCCGCATGTTCACCCATACGGGGCCCAGGCGGGGAGAAGTCTTTGTTGTCTCCAACTTCGCCAAACAGATTGCCGCCATCGAAGCCGAGGTGGCACCTCCTGTTGTTAAAGTGGGTAACCTGGACAGCGTACGGACGTTCCTGGACGTCAGGGATGCGGTCAAGGCATACTGGCAACTGGTCAATAAGTGCCCGCCGGGTGAGGTCTATAATATCGGCGGGGTTGAGACCATGACCGTCGGACAGATGCTGGACAGGCTGCTCAAGCTTTCCAGAGTGAAGAACATCAGGATAGAACTTGACCGCGAACGCTTGAGGCCATCTGATGTTACGCTGCAAATCCCATGTATTGATAAATTCACCGCTGCCACGGGCTGGAAACCGGAGATTAAGTTTGATAAAACGCTACAGGATACTCTGGACTACTGGCGGGAGTTTTATATGAGAAGTTAA
- a CDS encoding class I SAM-dependent methyltransferase produces MVDEVFKHDLTWEEKAKLNPLYAVMSQSDWFKNKNADVSSWTEDDLKKLYAKGQLIYDAFLYPIIRRGNLLPENAFIVEYGSGLGTILKVVKSAGFNCAGIDISATMLEHSRRLVPEVSDLFCLDANGHCDIPSSSADLVYSRAVLQHISELSRVKTAIDEMSRILKPGGILKLHFLTRSNLPFESHGFSGRTWVHNFENQSIVIYFGKYSGLPVIYPNIGKHTNWVGVPLSIYNLKRFLKPNGLRLLGLERDIGGENRFVWALARKERP; encoded by the coding sequence ATGGTAGACGAAGTTTTCAAACATGATCTCACCTGGGAGGAAAAAGCAAAGCTCAATCCGCTTTATGCGGTGATGTCACAGAGTGACTGGTTCAAAAATAAGAACGCAGATGTAAGCAGTTGGACGGAAGACGATTTAAAGAAATTATATGCCAAAGGACAGCTGATTTATGATGCTTTTTTGTACCCAATCATCCGCAGAGGTAACTTACTGCCGGAGAATGCATTTATTGTAGAATATGGTTCAGGCTTAGGCACGATTTTAAAAGTAGTGAAGAGTGCTGGCTTCAATTGCGCGGGAATCGATATTTCAGCCACAATGCTCGAGCATAGCCGGCGGCTCGTTCCTGAAGTCTCCGATTTATTTTGTCTTGATGCCAACGGCCATTGTGACATTCCCAGCTCTTCGGCAGACCTGGTATATTCAAGGGCAGTTTTACAGCATATCAGCGAGTTGAGTCGTGTTAAAACAGCCATTGATGAAATGAGCCGGATATTGAAGCCAGGCGGGATTCTCAAGTTGCATTTTCTCACTCGCAGTAATCTCCCGTTTGAAAGCCATGGTTTTAGCGGCAGAACCTGGGTGCACAACTTCGAAAATCAAAGTATCGTCATATATTTTGGGAAGTATTCAGGACTTCCAGTGATTTATCCCAACATTGGAAAACACACCAATTGGGTTGGTGTACCCCTGTCTATTTACAACCTGAAGCGTTTCCTCAAGCCCAACGGGCTTCGCCTCCTCGGTCTTGAACGAGATATCGGTGGTGAAAATAGATTTGTGTGGGCACTGGCCCGCAAAGAGAGACCCTGA
- a CDS encoding SDR family oxidoreductase, with product MTEELFSVRGKIIVVTGGLGQLGRQFSLALADRGARVAIFDSGINPQLVAERFGVRQADNNLLFLAADITRRSSIEAALEQVEKTWGVPHGLINNAGLDSPPDAPAEENGPFESYPEKSWDDVMEVNAKGVFLCCQVVGGRMAGAGRGSIINICSTYGLVSPDQSIYEYRRKTGAPFFKPVAYSASKSALLNLTRYLATYWASQNVRVNTLTFGGVFNNQDAEFLKGYTARVPLGRMAREDEYNGAVVFLLSDASSYMTGSNLVIDGGWTAW from the coding sequence ATGACCGAGGAACTCTTCTCCGTGCGGGGTAAAATTATAGTCGTCACCGGAGGACTGGGACAGCTCGGGCGTCAGTTCAGCCTGGCACTGGCCGACCGTGGCGCCAGGGTAGCTATCTTCGATTCCGGAATTAATCCGCAGTTGGTGGCGGAGAGGTTCGGGGTACGCCAGGCTGATAACAACCTGCTCTTTTTGGCCGCGGATATCACCCGGCGCAGCTCCATTGAAGCAGCACTGGAACAGGTCGAGAAAACATGGGGAGTCCCCCATGGTCTGATAAACAATGCCGGACTGGACTCACCCCCCGATGCTCCGGCGGAAGAGAACGGACCCTTCGAGAGTTACCCGGAGAAATCCTGGGACGATGTTATGGAAGTCAATGCAAAGGGTGTCTTCCTCTGCTGTCAGGTGGTGGGAGGGAGGATGGCCGGAGCCGGGCGAGGCTCGATAATCAATATCTGCTCCACCTACGGCCTGGTCTCTCCCGACCAGAGCATTTACGAATACCGCCGTAAAACCGGCGCGCCTTTCTTCAAACCGGTAGCCTACTCGGCATCGAAATCAGCGCTGCTCAACCTGACCCGCTACCTGGCCACCTACTGGGCCAGCCAGAATGTCCGCGTCAATACGCTGACCTTCGGCGGGGTCTTCAACAACCAGGATGCCGAATTCCTCAAGGGCTACACGGCGCGGGTCCCTCTGGGCCGTATGGCACGCGAGGATGAATACAACGGGGCGGTCGTCTTCCTCCTGTCCGACGCTTCCTCCTACATGACCGGCTCTAACCTGGTTATCGATGGAGGCTGGACGGCATGGTGA
- a CDS encoding acylneuraminate cytidylyltransferase family protein yields MDTQQKIIAIIPARGGSKGLPRKNVRLLAGKPLIYYTIKEAKKSKYLHRLIVSTEDAEITGTARKYEAEVIERPVELAQDDTPAVKVCQQVVTYLEESDRLYTDIIVLLNPTSPCRLAEDIDRTIEMFLETNCDSVVSVCEAEHPPQWMFNIEGDRLKPIIKEWDKVTRRQDAPKTYRLNGAVFVLRRDVIMGQDKLMGDNIRPYIMPLERSVDIDTDLDFRMAEQMLTSVDR; encoded by the coding sequence ATGGATACACAGCAAAAAATAATAGCTATCATACCAGCCAGGGGAGGGTCCAAAGGCTTGCCACGGAAGAATGTCAGGCTACTGGCGGGCAAGCCATTGATATACTACACCATAAAAGAGGCCAAGAAATCAAAATACCTGCACAGATTGATCGTTTCAACGGAGGACGCTGAAATCACTGGCACCGCCCGGAAGTATGAGGCTGAAGTGATTGAGCGACCTGTTGAGTTAGCTCAGGATGATACTCCTGCTGTTAAGGTTTGCCAACAGGTTGTTACATATTTGGAAGAATCGGACAGGCTTTATACAGATATTATTGTTCTTCTAAATCCAACGTCACCTTGTCGATTAGCGGAGGATATTGATAGGACAATAGAAATGTTTCTAGAAACAAATTGCGATTCCGTGGTGAGCGTTTGTGAAGCGGAACACCCACCTCAGTGGATGTTCAATATTGAAGGAGATCGTCTAAAGCCAATCATAAAAGAGTGGGATAAGGTAACCCGGCGGCAGGATGCTCCCAAAACCTACCGATTAAATGGCGCTGTGTTCGTTCTCCGCCGCGATGTTATTATGGGGCAGGACAAGTTGATGGGTGATAATATCAGACCATATATCATGCCCTTGGAAAGGTCTGTTGATATCGATACTGATCTGGACTTCAGGATGGCTGAACAGATGCTAACTAGTGTTGATAGATAA